One genomic window of Desmospora activa DSM 45169 includes the following:
- a CDS encoding YkvI family membrane protein: MVLHERWLTATRVGFTYIGTVVGAGFASGQEIMQFFTVYGAKGVLAILVVTGLFVWLGIRMMVMGAYLQATSYEAFNNYLFGRRWGRWMNGLVSLILFGVTTAMMSGTGALFQEQLGISFHLGVIATSLVALIVIMRGMDGILNVNALVVPLMFAFTMIVGVQGLQSEGWESLGAIHSFAREGHWALSAVTYVAFNLAMSQAVLVPLGGEIKDVKTLRMGGLMGGVGLGVMLLSCNFALSLKTPMVLGMEIPIALVIATLGEGMKYFFLAVMWGEIFTTLIGNVYGLAAHFEQRVSLSLHSLMGAIFILGYLCSLIGFPVLVGKIYPLFGVLGMAVLVLLAWRRYPQYP, from the coding sequence GTGGTATTGCATGAGCGATGGCTGACAGCAACCCGGGTGGGGTTTACCTATATTGGCACGGTTGTAGGGGCCGGGTTTGCATCAGGACAGGAGATTATGCAGTTTTTTACTGTTTACGGTGCAAAAGGGGTTTTAGCGATTCTGGTGGTGACCGGCCTGTTTGTCTGGTTGGGGATTCGGATGATGGTGATGGGAGCGTATTTGCAAGCGACCAGTTATGAAGCGTTTAACAATTATCTGTTTGGAAGACGATGGGGTCGGTGGATGAATGGACTAGTCAGTTTGATTCTGTTTGGAGTGACGACGGCGATGATGTCCGGTACCGGCGCCTTGTTTCAGGAACAATTGGGAATCTCTTTTCATCTGGGAGTGATTGCGACATCGCTGGTGGCGTTAATTGTCATTATGCGGGGGATGGATGGTATTCTCAATGTAAATGCGCTGGTTGTTCCACTTATGTTTGCTTTTACCATGATCGTTGGGGTGCAGGGGCTTCAATCTGAGGGATGGGAAAGCTTGGGGGCGATTCACTCTTTCGCCCGGGAAGGTCATTGGGCCCTGTCCGCTGTCACCTATGTCGCCTTCAATCTGGCGATGTCGCAAGCGGTGCTGGTTCCTTTGGGCGGCGAGATCAAAGATGTAAAGACATTGCGGATGGGTGGTTTGATGGGAGGCGTTGGACTGGGTGTGATGCTCCTTTCCTGCAACTTTGCCCTTTCTTTGAAAACACCGATGGTCTTGGGAATGGAAATCCCGATTGCCCTTGTTATCGCCACGCTGGGGGAAGGGATGAAGTATTTCTTTCTCGCGGTGATGTGGGGGGAGATCTTTACCACCTTGATCGGAAATGTCTACGGATTGGCGGCCCACTTTGAGCAGCGGGTTTCACTTAGCCTTCATTCATTGATGGGAGCGATCTTTATCTTGGGGTACCTGTGTTCCTTGATCGGATTTCCGGTATTAGTGGGGAAAATTTATCCCTTGTTCGGCGTACTGGGGATGGCGGTGTTGGTGTTGTTGGCATGGCGACGCTATCCGCAGTATCCATAA
- a CDS encoding nitroreductase family protein has translation MDINQAIRTRRSVGKVAAEMPDRSLIEKVLEAARWAPNHHMTQPWKYFVLSGNARNRLGEVMAEIKAEGMTEDERVEAASQLEREREKPLRAPVIIAAAVSPSADSRVEEIEEICAVAAGVQNALLTAHALGLGAIWRTGKPTYSPKMKAFFDLSERETLLGFLYIGHPAILPKERPRLPIAEKVTWLES, from the coding sequence ATGGATATCAACCAAGCGATTCGAACCCGCCGCAGTGTAGGAAAAGTGGCTGCGGAAATGCCTGATCGTTCTTTGATTGAGAAAGTGTTGGAGGCGGCGAGATGGGCACCCAACCACCATATGACCCAGCCGTGGAAATATTTTGTCTTGAGTGGAAACGCTCGTAATCGGCTGGGTGAGGTGATGGCGGAGATCAAGGCGGAAGGAATGACGGAGGATGAGCGGGTGGAAGCCGCAAGCCAGCTGGAGAGGGAAAGGGAAAAGCCTTTGCGCGCTCCCGTCATTATTGCCGCTGCCGTCTCGCCATCGGCAGACTCCAGAGTAGAGGAGATTGAGGAGATCTGTGCGGTGGCCGCCGGCGTTCAGAATGCCTTGTTGACAGCCCATGCGTTGGGCCTGGGTGCCATTTGGCGCACAGGCAAGCCCACATATTCTCCTAAGATGAAAGCCTTTTTCGATTTATCAGAACGGGAAACCTTGCTCGGGTTTCTCTATATCGGCCATCCCGCGATATTGCCCAAGGAGCGTCCCCGGTTACCGATTGCCGAAAAGGTGACTTGGTTGGAAAGTTGA
- a CDS encoding glycerol-3-phosphate acyltransferase, producing MTLILVIVIAYLIGSLPVTYLWEWNRSRLRRMLSSSHQQNVQFPLVFLGAQVGKGVVAAVVGLLLAGWIGAAVASIAAVIGDVFSVFRRFSGGDGAAVAAGSLLVLSPPLILLGFLIYGLSLLITRYFSLSTMVTAVMVMVLALVLFPQLYVILVVFAAGGLILYRHWGDLNRWKRGLEIPFRWKWFR from the coding sequence ATGACTCTGATTCTCGTGATTGTCATTGCCTACTTGATTGGTTCATTGCCGGTCACTTACCTGTGGGAGTGGAACCGATCCCGCCTACGACGAATGCTTTCTTCCAGCCATCAACAAAACGTACAATTCCCGCTCGTTTTTCTAGGAGCCCAGGTGGGCAAAGGGGTGGTAGCCGCCGTAGTCGGCCTGTTGTTGGCCGGTTGGATTGGTGCGGCTGTCGCTTCCATCGCCGCTGTGATCGGAGATGTATTTTCCGTTTTTCGCCGTTTTTCAGGTGGGGATGGTGCGGCGGTTGCTGCCGGTTCCCTGCTGGTGCTCAGTCCACCCTTGATTTTGCTGGGATTTCTCATCTATGGACTCAGCTTGCTCATTACCCGCTACTTTTCATTGTCCACGATGGTGACGGCAGTAATGGTGATGGTACTGGCTTTGGTGCTGTTTCCGCAACTGTATGTGATTTTAGTCGTTTTTGCCGCCGGAGGCTTGATTCTGTATCGGCATTGGGGGGATTTAAATCGTTGGAAGCGGGGCTTGGAGATCCCTTTTCGTTGGAAATGGTTTCGTTGA
- a CDS encoding DUF2797 domain-containing protein yields MKLVGSLRALQHKPTAPVSYFFRLGDQVTPINDVVGKRIRIQYQGEIHCIHCGRKIKKTYNAGSCYPCFRALPENDLCIVKPQQCHYHQGTCRDNAFAEAHCLQPHIVYLALSSDVKVGITRKIRTIERWVDQGAVAALPIAEVPTRKDAGELEVHLSQYVSDKTNWRRMLKNEITYRNLTDVKEELHKYVPEKYQPYLLNDATVTHFAYPHISVPEKIAAWNLDKHAEVDGTLIGIKGQYLILDTGVLNVRKFCGYTVALMFE; encoded by the coding sequence ATGAAACTGGTGGGAAGCTTGCGGGCATTGCAGCATAAACCAACTGCTCCCGTATCGTATTTCTTTCGTCTGGGTGATCAGGTTACACCGATCAATGATGTAGTCGGAAAAAGAATTCGGATTCAATATCAGGGTGAGATCCACTGTATCCACTGCGGCCGTAAAATAAAAAAGACTTATAATGCCGGTTCCTGCTATCCTTGTTTTCGCGCATTGCCTGAAAATGATCTCTGTATCGTCAAACCGCAACAATGTCATTATCATCAGGGCACCTGTCGCGACAATGCATTTGCGGAAGCCCATTGCCTTCAACCCCATATCGTTTATCTGGCGCTCAGCAGTGATGTTAAGGTGGGAATCACCCGGAAGATCCGTACCATTGAGCGTTGGGTAGATCAGGGGGCTGTTGCCGCCTTGCCGATCGCAGAGGTACCCACACGGAAAGATGCTGGGGAATTGGAAGTCCATCTGTCCCAGTATGTCTCAGATAAGACCAATTGGCGCCGTATGCTGAAAAACGAAATCACCTACCGCAACTTGACAGATGTAAAAGAAGAATTACATAAGTATGTTCCGGAAAAGTATCAACCGTATCTATTGAATGACGCAACAGTTACTCATTTTGCTTATCCCCATATCTCCGTCCCGGAAAAAATTGCGGCATGGAATTTGGACAAGCATGCGGAAGTGGATGGTACATTGATCGGAATCAAAGGGCAATATCTGATTCTGGATACAGGTGTACTAAATGTGCGGAAATTTTGCGGATATACAGTCGCTTTGATGTTTGAGTAA
- a CDS encoding alpha/beta hydrolase family protein, with protein MSEVETDPFHLSLPQEERVIRGEVRLTPSTQPLPTVILCHGFKGFRRWGFFPYAAEALAQAGFAVITFDFSMNGIGADGENFTELDRFAHNTYSREQEDLARILQALKQQELPQSDAIDPQRLALVGHSRGGANSLLFALDHREVDRVILWNSIARPDLFSPELKERIRREGRATIPNARTGQDMPIDREVLDDLEANRERYELLQRLKGYEKPVLILHGDADLSVPPDTAKRLAAAIPTHKTHFLAGANHTFGAVHPFQGTTPQLEEAVRHTVSFLQKL; from the coding sequence TTGTCAGAAGTAGAAACCGATCCCTTTCACTTAAGCCTGCCACAGGAAGAACGGGTAATCCGAGGAGAGGTGCGGCTAACCCCTTCTACCCAACCATTGCCGACCGTGATTTTGTGTCATGGTTTTAAAGGCTTTCGCCGTTGGGGGTTTTTCCCCTATGCCGCAGAAGCGTTGGCACAGGCCGGTTTTGCCGTTATCACCTTTGATTTTTCTATGAACGGCATCGGTGCAGATGGGGAAAACTTCACCGAGTTGGACCGATTTGCCCACAACACCTACAGCCGTGAACAAGAAGATTTAGCCCGTATCCTACAAGCACTCAAGCAGCAGGAACTCCCCCAGAGCGACGCGATCGATCCCCAACGGTTGGCGTTGGTGGGACACAGTCGCGGTGGAGCCAACAGCTTGTTGTTTGCGCTTGACCATCGCGAGGTGGATCGAGTCATCTTATGGAACAGCATCGCCCGACCCGACCTCTTTTCTCCTGAACTAAAAGAGCGCATCCGTCGCGAAGGGCGGGCCACTATTCCCAATGCCCGCACCGGCCAGGATATGCCGATCGATCGGGAGGTATTAGATGATCTCGAAGCAAACCGGGAGCGCTATGAGCTGTTGCAACGCTTAAAGGGATACGAAAAGCCGGTGCTGATTTTACACGGGGACGCCGATCTCTCCGTTCCTCCCGACACGGCTAAGAGACTGGCGGCAGCGATTCCCACTCACAAAACTCATTTTCTCGCTGGAGCCAATCATACATTTGGGGCGGTTCATCCCTTTCAGGGTACTACACCACAGTTGGAGGAAGCAGTGAGGCACACCGTCTCCTTTTTACAAAAACTCTAA
- a CDS encoding ABC transporter substrate-binding protein — MLWTSVSSVQGMPVKPFCLGRAVFLFCHPEGNGWEMWSRFRVLALVLTLAMVWSVGCQAPSAADKEGAKPQQTEVGFPVTLTDDTDAEVSIDDESQRIVSLIPSMTETAYALGLGEKVVGVTTNDDYPEEVKEVEKVGDMTINVEKVAELKPDLVLASPVNGQETIDKLRELGLTVLSYEPQNLNDVFQMIHNVGQATGAMEQAEKVISDMKKEKELAERVAATVKDDKERVKVWMEVSSDLHTSGKGTFIDELITAAGGENVAADHEGWDPVSSETVIQWNPDVILLTHGDEKAVQSRGGWQEIDAVKHDRIQRVDSNLISRPGPRITQGLLQIAEGLYPEAYAEVAK, encoded by the coding sequence TTGTTGTGGACATCGGTGTCCTCTGTTCAAGGAATGCCTGTGAAACCCTTTTGCCTCGGGCGAGCGGTTTTTTTATTTTGTCATCCAGAAGGGAATGGTTGGGAGATGTGGAGCCGTTTTCGTGTATTGGCCTTGGTGTTGACCTTGGCGATGGTTTGGAGCGTGGGCTGTCAGGCACCGTCTGCCGCCGACAAAGAAGGGGCGAAGCCGCAACAGACAGAGGTAGGGTTTCCGGTTACCCTGACGGATGATACGGATGCCGAAGTGAGTATCGACGATGAATCGCAGCGGATCGTGTCTCTGATTCCAAGCATGACCGAGACGGCATATGCCCTCGGATTGGGAGAGAAAGTAGTGGGAGTCACTACCAATGACGATTATCCCGAAGAGGTAAAAGAGGTAGAAAAGGTTGGCGATATGACGATCAATGTGGAAAAGGTAGCCGAGCTGAAGCCGGATCTGGTATTGGCCTCTCCAGTGAATGGACAGGAGACAATCGATAAACTACGGGAGTTGGGACTAACTGTTCTCAGCTATGAACCGCAGAATTTGAATGATGTTTTTCAGATGATCCACAATGTGGGACAGGCAACCGGAGCGATGGAGCAAGCGGAAAAAGTGATATCTGACATGAAAAAGGAGAAGGAACTGGCGGAACGAGTAGCGGCAACGGTAAAGGATGACAAGGAGAGAGTGAAGGTGTGGATGGAAGTCTCCTCTGATTTGCATACTTCGGGAAAAGGCACGTTTATAGATGAATTGATCACCGCTGCCGGTGGAGAAAATGTAGCCGCTGACCATGAGGGATGGGACCCTGTCTCTTCAGAAACCGTGATCCAATGGAATCCGGATGTTATTCTCCTTACGCACGGGGATGAGAAGGCGGTTCAATCCCGTGGTGGTTGGCAGGAAATCGATGCCGTCAAACATGACCGTATCCAACGGGTAGATTCCAATCTGATCAGCCGTCCCGGCCCCCGGATCACCCAGGGTCTCCTGCAGATAGCGGAAGGGCTGTATCCAGAAGCATACGCTGAAGTCGCCAAATGA
- a CDS encoding iron ABC transporter permease: protein MRLGLWLLSLAVLLLLSMALAVSIGSANIGMLDAWAVMIKPVRSVETDAVTEAIIREIRLPRVVLAAVVGAALATAGAVFQGLLRNPLADPYILGVSSGAAVGAAIAIFTGWGAAWLGRWTVPLWAFVLAALALVCVLSLARVGNTMRRDTLILSGVVVQAFFGAILTYMIATVSAQEMQRIQYWLMGSVALRDWSHAMVVVPFLTGGLLLSWLLARTLNLLALGERSAAHVGVPVERVRLVLLVTATLMTAAAVAVSGTIGFVGLIIPHLLRMLTGPDHRVLLPLSALGGAVFLVWADTGARMLMDPRELPIGVITAFIGAPFFAWLLRRHSRHGWEESPPP, encoded by the coding sequence TTGCGTTTAGGATTATGGTTGCTGTCGTTGGCAGTGTTGTTGCTGCTTTCGATGGCTTTGGCCGTTTCGATTGGATCGGCTAATATTGGCATGCTTGATGCGTGGGCGGTCATGATCAAACCGGTGCGATCAGTGGAAACCGATGCGGTGACAGAAGCGATCATTCGCGAAATTCGTCTGCCCCGTGTCGTATTGGCGGCGGTGGTGGGGGCGGCATTGGCGACAGCGGGGGCCGTTTTCCAAGGTTTGTTGCGCAATCCCTTGGCTGATCCCTATATCCTAGGGGTCTCCTCGGGGGCAGCGGTAGGGGCGGCTATTGCCATCTTTACCGGATGGGGTGCCGCTTGGTTGGGGCGGTGGACGGTGCCGTTGTGGGCATTTGTACTGGCAGCGCTGGCACTCGTCTGTGTATTGAGCCTCGCTCGTGTCGGAAATACGATGCGCCGTGATACGCTGATTTTATCCGGAGTGGTGGTGCAAGCGTTTTTTGGTGCGATTCTTACCTATATGATCGCCACCGTATCCGCCCAGGAAATGCAGCGAATCCAGTACTGGTTAATGGGAAGTGTCGCTTTAAGGGATTGGAGTCATGCAATGGTCGTCGTTCCCTTTTTGACTGGAGGTCTCTTGCTCAGCTGGCTGCTGGCCCGTACGTTAAACTTATTGGCCTTGGGGGAACGGTCCGCCGCCCATGTGGGTGTACCGGTGGAGCGGGTACGACTGGTGTTGCTGGTAACCGCCACATTGATGACGGCGGCGGCGGTGGCGGTATCCGGTACAATCGGCTTTGTCGGGTTGATTATCCCCCATTTGCTCCGGATGCTGACGGGACCGGATCATCGGGTGTTGTTGCCGTTGTCCGCTTTGGGAGGAGCCGTTTTCCTGGTATGGGCGGATACCGGTGCACGCATGTTGATGGATCCGCGGGAGTTGCCGATTGGTGTCATTACCGCTTTTATCGGAGCACCGTTCTTTGCGTGGCTGCTACGGCGACACAGTCGGCACGGTTGGGAGGAATCCCCGCCACCATGA
- a CDS encoding heme ABC transporter ATP-binding protein translates to MLEAIGVSKQRQGREVLRNVNLTLHAGEMVGLIGPNGCGKTTLIRLLCGEEPPDMGQVRFQGKEMAAWGQRQRARQLAVLPQEGLPPVPFTVEEVVAMGRHPHQGFWPWTERRDREVVERILQQTGLAPWRHRSVQWLSGGERQQVAIAKAMAQEPSCLLLDEPTTYLDIAHQLSILDHIQRWQRKCGLAVLVVFHDLNLAAQYCERLLLMKNGKVVMEGRPATVLRSSLIEDVYGVKPIMISHPTTGVPQVLLQAQGVESASHLKQSGMG, encoded by the coding sequence ATGCTGGAAGCGATTGGGGTAAGTAAACAGCGCCAGGGGCGAGAAGTGCTACGCAATGTAAATCTGACATTGCACGCCGGGGAAATGGTCGGCTTGATCGGCCCCAACGGCTGTGGGAAAACGACTCTGATCCGGCTTCTATGCGGGGAAGAGCCTCCTGATATGGGCCAGGTTCGCTTTCAGGGAAAAGAGATGGCTGCCTGGGGTCAACGGCAACGGGCTCGTCAGTTGGCGGTGCTTCCACAGGAAGGGTTGCCGCCGGTTCCGTTTACAGTGGAAGAAGTTGTCGCTATGGGACGTCATCCCCATCAGGGCTTTTGGCCCTGGACGGAGCGCCGGGATCGGGAGGTGGTGGAGCGGATTTTGCAGCAGACCGGGTTAGCACCTTGGCGCCACCGCTCCGTTCAGTGGTTGAGTGGCGGCGAGCGGCAGCAGGTGGCAATCGCCAAAGCGATGGCACAGGAACCGTCCTGTCTGTTGCTGGATGAACCCACCACTTATCTCGATATTGCTCATCAGTTGTCTATCCTGGATCATATCCAACGTTGGCAGCGGAAATGCGGATTGGCGGTGCTGGTTGTTTTTCACGACCTTAATCTAGCGGCTCAATATTGCGAGCGGCTGTTGTTGATGAAAAACGGGAAAGTAGTAATGGAAGGACGACCGGCAACGGTATTGCGTTCTTCCTTAATCGAGGATGTATATGGGGTAAAACCGATCATGATCTCGCATCCCACCACTGGCGTTCCGCAAGTACTGCTGCAAGCGCAAGGGGTGGAAAGTGCTTCTCACCTGAAGCAATCGGGTATGGGTTGA